A stretch of Komagataella phaffii GS115 chromosome 2, complete sequence DNA encodes these proteins:
- a CDS encoding glycosyl hydrolase, whose translation MSPHSPTKSNGQRVEKKTRFEDSSSPNESSPIQLDDEEEPSKYINHEIKLEEHLNYPQTNDSVKSWPILRSKSLPIGKWRSNTESRLSIPITRSKSEAREKRSEHEDNLKTETVVFDNEFKWKYPKVKLNSSVVQPLTVSSFEDGSSEPVTGPVSSLANSNKAKSLDIKAASAKAESNNNVNSANMDYETLAFLNHPNSRVPEVGVGPSKNFMTSPIAETGNTNKDIPAKFDQPTDSSKETVGLKLLDTSTSDVMFGSSVHSAYQKTETKEYSNEVGNETASFAPSSIYSEKAGKYREHGSWKSPFYVGCILVLLGSLIASLAILVPLVTELIGGTTTTIFNYMNRVSPTERQKLIDQLISHYNLSTTNTSFSVSPKIMIQIPPANNFTQDETQNSYAGLNKKFHNNTELKSLMSDKRLQKSIYGVNYAPRGSLQPMCGVNYDQVVLDLGVLSMVTSRLKLYGLQCQQAAYVLDVIQDMGLNMTVSIGVWLNSDRQSNENQISDLQKILLKVRRDQIDTIFVGNEVLWRHELSTDALFQYIKQVKRIVQQLGWYDLPVGTNEHYSCVKEDWADQLDILGVNLHPFFNGTTAKIAPGWVNSTLYNICSTKSCMEKIVIGETGWPYQGGSFIDAIAKKKNYDLYLKGFSALARHLKIPWYWFEAFDEPWKKIYENGENKWETEWGLFTVDRKLKEGVKLPKY comes from the coding sequence ATGTCTCCCCATAGTCCGACAAAAAGCAATGGCCAACGTgttgagaagaaaacaCGTTTTGAAGATAGTAGTAGTCCCAATGAAAGCTCGCCCATACAGCTGGATGACGAGGAAGAGCCATCTAAATACATCAACCACGAAATCAAGCTCGAGGAGCACCTTAACTACCCACAGACCAATGACTCAGTCAAAAGTTGGCCAATACTAAGATCAAAATCACTCCCAATCGGAAAATGGAGGTCTAACACAGAATCCAGGTTGTCAATTCCCATCACCCGATCTAAAAGTGAAGCAAGAGAGAAGAGATCTGAACACGAAGATAATCTGAAAACAGAGACAGTAGTATTCGATAACGAATTCAAGTGGAAATATCCGAAAGTAAAACTGAATTCATCAGTAGTCCAGCCTCTAActgtttcctcttttgaagatggaagTTCAGAACCGGTTACAGGACCTGTAAGCTCTTTGGCAAATTCAAATAAAGCTAAAAGCCTGGATATAAAGGCTGCTAGTGCCAAAGCCGAATCAAACAACAATGTGAACTCAGCTAATATGGATTATGAAACGCTAGCTTTTCTCAACCACCCAAACAGTCGGGTTCCTGAAGTAGGAGTTGGaccttcaaaaaattttatGACATCCCCTATAGCTGAAACTGGCAACACGAACAAAGACATACCAGCAAAGTTTGACCAACCTACTGATAGCTCAAAGGAAACCGTTGGTCTTAAACTACTGGACACTTCGACTTCTGATGTCATGTTTGGCTCTTCTGTTCACTCCGCGTATCAAAAAACTGAGACAAAAGAATACTCAAATGAGGTCGGAAATGAAACGGCCTCTTTTGCACCCAGTAGCATCTACTCTGAAAAGGCTGGCAAATACAGAGAGCATGGAAGCTGGAAGAGCCCGTTTTACGTAGGATGTATCCTCGTCTTACTTGGTTCGTTAATCGCTTCTCTAGCAATATTGGTGCCATTAGTGACGGAACTAATCGGCGGAACAACCACGACTATCTTCAACTATATGAACAGGGTATCACCAACGGAGAGGCAGAAACTTATTGATCAGTTGATTTCGCATTATAACTTATCTACAACCAATACTTCTTTCTcagtttctccaaaaataatGATCCAGATTCCACCTGCAAATAACTTTACCCAGGATGAAACTCAGAATTCGTATGCAGGTCTAAACAAAAAATTCCATAATAATAcagaattgaaaagcttAATGTCAGACAAAAGGCTGCAGAAATCAATTTATGGAGTCAATTACGCACCAAGAGGATCCTTACAACCAATGTGTGGTGTAAATTATGACCAGGTTGTTTTAGATTTGGGTGTTCTATCAATGGTGACTTCGAGACTAAAACTGTATGGCTTACAATGTCAACAGGCTGCTTATGTTTTGGATGTAATTCAGGATATGGGCCTCAACATGACGGTATCGATTGGCGTTTGGTTAAATAGTGATAGACAATCAAATGAAAATCAGATATCAGACCTCCAAAAGATCCTGCTTAAAGTCAGAAGGGATCAGATTGATACTATCTTTGTTGGCAATGAAGTCCTATGGAGGCACGAGTTGTCTACTGATGCACTGTTTCAATATATTAAGCAAGTTAAGAGAATCGTTCAACAATTGGGATGGTATGACCTACCAGTGGGAACCAATGAACATTACTCATGTGTGAAAGAGGACTGGGCTGACCAATTAGACATTCTCGGAGTAAATTTACACCcttttttcaatggaaCTACCGCAAAAATAGCTCCAGGTTGGGTAAATAGCACTTTGTACAATATCTGTTCTACAAAATCTTGCATGGAAAAAATTGTTATTGGGGAAACAGGTTGGCCCTATCAAGGGGGGAGTTTCATTGATGCAATagcaaaaaagaaaaactaTGATTTGTACCTTAAAGGCTTTAGTGCGTTGGCACGGCATCTCAAGATCCCTTGGTACTGGTTTGAAGCCTTCGATGAACCTTGGAAAAAGATATATGAAAACGGGGAAAATAAATGGGAAACTGAATGGGGTCTATTCACAGTCGATAGAAAACTCAAAGAGGGTGTTAAATTGCCAAAATATTAG
- a CDS encoding Protein involved in 20S proteasome assembly: MAFHSRTNPIEVLNSFKGSTLVLPIVSIGNVPQFTADLLIHNLNLKSVAWLDDSLVHPFVSPVDYVEGNPDTSIQDFSTSLEVYHNKDLKLAILQQRSPVLPGYTTQFYQQVIVPFINTSGFSKVLVLQSKDSAFKEQSDGSLYELYSNDLAANLSRLTVEEQTTKLKDPKELSPIIEILVNSLKNPELGLEMKPTPSCVNLLKLLETEFPHTVTLPAVSSSANLQQEPIKIVVLSIYVYEGDNISDAQVFAQRVYELLQIPQPATWVEPVSWKGVYGSRDIPVGMEGGIYS, from the coding sequence ATGGCCTTTCATAGTAGAACTAACCCGATTGAAGTCCTTAACAGTTTCAAAGGCTCCACATTGGTGCTTCCCATTGTGTCTATTGGTAACGTGCCACAATTCACCGCAGATCTGCTGATTCATAACTTAAACTTGAAGTCAGTGGCGTGGTTAGATGATTCATTGGTACATCCATTTGTTTCGCCCGTCGATTACGTGGAGGGGAATCCTGACACCTCTATTCAAGACTTTTCTACAAGCTTAGAAGTATATCATAATAAGGATCTAAAATTGGCGATTTTACAGCAGAGATCTCCAGTTTTGCCAGGTTACACAACTCAATTCTATCAGCAGGTCATTGTGCCCTTCATCAATACCTCAGGGTTCTCCAAAGtgttggttcttcaatcaaaagattctgCTTTTAAGGAGCAATCTGATGGGAGTTTGTATGAGCTGTACAGCAATGATCTGGCTGCGAACCTGTCTCGTCTAACAGTGGAGGAACAGACAACAAAACTGAAAGATCCTAAAGAACTATCTCCCATTATCGAAATTCTTGTCAATTCATTGAAGAATCCTGAATTGGGACTGGAGATGAAACCAACTCCCAGTTGTGTAAACCTGTTGAAATTACTTGAAACAGAGTTTCCTCATACAGTAACACTTCCCGCTGTCAGCTCTTCAGCCAACCTTCAACAGGAGCCAATCAAGATCGTGGTGCTATCTATTTATGTATATGAGGGAGACAATATTTCGGATGCTCAAGTGTTTGCTCAACGAGTTTATGAGCTTTTGCAAATACCGCAGCCTGCGACTTGGGTTGAACCTGTCAGTTGGAAGGGGGTTTATGGATCTCGTGATATTCCAGTGGGAATGGAGGGAGGAATATACTCATAG
- a CDS encoding Deoxyhypusine hydroxylase, a HEAT-repeat containing metalloenzyme that catalyses hypusine formation: protein MSDVNEATSLERLRDVLINNTGDIKLAHRFRALFFLKSIGAEYNEKPEDANKAIKYIGECFADSSELLKHEVAYVLGQTKNMTSAPILRDVLESKEQQVMVRHEAAEALGALGDKDSLDLLVKYYEDPAEVEEIRQTCELAIERIKWENSSKAKEEKLETSLYESIDPAPPLAIDGSNTKISKLQKILNDQNTPLFERYRAMFRLRDIGTDEAALALATGFSDPSALFKHEIAYVFGQLSNPVTVPSLVQVLKDTSQAAMVRHEAAEALGSIATDEVLPILQGFLKDEDEVVRDSAVVALDMYEYENSNEVEYAAV, encoded by the coding sequence ATGAGTGACGTTAACGAAGCTACAAGTTTGGAGCGCCTAAGAGACGTGCTCATCAACAACACAGGAGACATAAAACTGGCTCACAGGTTTCGGGCACTCTTCTTCCTGAAATCCATCGGCGCAGAGTACAACGAGAAGCCAGAAGATGCCAACAAAGCCATTAAGTATATTGGCGAGTGTTTTGCCGACTCTTCAGAGCTTTTGAAACACGAGGTGGCATATGTGCTGGGACAAACAAAGAACATGACCAGTGCTCCCATCTTGAGAGATGTACTGGAAAGCAAGGAACAGCAGGTTATGGTACGTCATGAAGCTGCAGAAGCATTAGGAGCTTTGGGAGATAAGGACTCTCTCGATTTACTGGTTAAATACTACGAGGACCCTGCAGAAGTGGAAGAGATTCGCCAGACTTGCGAGTTGGCCATTGAGAGGATCAAATGGGAGAACTCTTCGAAGgccaaagaagagaaactggaGACTTCTCTATACGAGTCCATTGATCCAGCTCCACCTTTGGCTATCGACGGATCCAATACAAAGATCTCCaagcttcaaaaaattttgaatgaCCAGAATACCCCAttgtttgaaagatatAGAGCCATGTTTAGACTGAGAGATATTGGTACTGACGAGGCAGCTTTGGCTTTGGCTACGGGATTCAGCGACCCATCCGCTTTATTCAAACATGAAATTGCATACGTATTTGGGCAGCTGAGTAACCCTGTTACTGTCCCATCTTTGGTACAGGTTCTGAAGGACACCTCTCAAGCGGCCATGGTGCGTCACGAGGCGGCTGAGGCTCTCGGATCTATTGCTACCGACGAAGTCTTGCCTATTTTGCAGGGTTTCCTcaaggatgaagatgaggtTGTTAGAGATAGTGCTGTGGTCGCTTTGGATATGTATGAGTATGAGAATTCCAATGAGGTTGAATACGCTGCTGTTTAA
- a CDS encoding RNA polymerase I subunit A12.2 codes for MSVVGSMIFCVECGNLLDSVAGQKSIDCNVCERSYDTKRFKNLSVVTKSSPDAFPSTLRAKASLVKTSLKSDELEDGATIKEKCPQCGNEEMQYHTLQLRSADEGATVFYTCPKCAYKFRTNN; via the coding sequence ATGTCAGTCGTAGGGTCTATGATCTTCTGCGTTGAGTGCGGAAACCTCTTGGACTCTGTAGCGGGCCAAAAAAGCATAGATTGTAACGTTTGTGAACGGTCCTATGATACCAAAAGGTTCAAGAATCTCAGTGTGGTCACTAAAAGTTCCCCTGATGCTTTTCCCTCTACTCTACGTGCCAAAGCTTCGTTAGTTAAGACCTCCCTAAAATCTGATGAACTCGAAGATGGGGCCacaatcaaagaaaagtgTCCTCAATGTGGCAATGAAGAGATGCAATACCATACCCTGCAATTAAGGTCTGCTGATGAAGGTGCTACTGTCTTTTACACATGTCCGAAGTGTGCTTACAAGTTTAGAACGAACAATTAG
- a CDS encoding Subunit of the cytosolic chaperonin Cct ring complex, related to Tcp1p, with translation MQAPPQMMEMPDLSNAIMAQDEMGRPLIIVKDQGRKQKASGVEAIKSHILSARSVASILKTSLGPRGLDKILVSPDGEINITNDGATILSQMEFSDEIAKLLVELSKSQDDEIGDGTTGVVVLAGAMLDQALELIEKGIHPIKIGDGLHEACKVAVANLDKIADQVTVYDGDQVDRNAQPESELFKAAKTSLGSKIVSKFQDKFAKMAVECVLAVADLSRRDVDFELIKIEGNVGGSLDESRLIRGVLVDKELSHPQMPKTIEDARIAILTCPFEPPKPKTKHKLNIGTVEEFEALQKYEQDAFAEMIGHVQRAGANLVVCQWGFDDEANHLLLQNHLPAIRWVGGPELEAIAIATRGKIVPRFEDLSADKLGHAGIVRELEMGTTRERMLVVEECANTRAVTALLRGSSKMIVDESTRALHDSLCVVRNLVRDNRVVYGGGAAELSCSLAVSAAADSQKGIDQYAFRAFADALDCIPMALAENSGLDPITTVSTLKARQSTEANSNLGVDCLGSNQNDMKELFVIDPLIGKKQQLLLATQLTRMILKINNVIISGKDEY, from the coding sequence ATGCAGGCCCCACCACAAATGATGGAGATGCCAGATCTCTCTAATGCCATAATGGCCCAAGATGAGATGGGAAGACCTCTTATCATAGTTAAAGATCAAGGCCGGAAGCAAAAGGCTAGCGGTGTTGAGGCCATAAAGTCACATATTCTGTCCGCAAGGTCAGTGGCGTCAATCCTGAAAACGTCCTTAGGTCCTCGTGGTTTAGATAAGATTCTTGTCTCACCTGATGGAGAAATCAATATTACAAATGATGGTGCCACCATTCTTTCTCAGATGGAGTTTTCCGATGAGATTGCCAAATTATTAGTGGAATTGTCCAAATCTCAAGATGACGAAATTGGCGATGGGACCACCGGTGTGGTTGTTTTGGCCGGTGCTATGTTGGATCAGGCTCTAGAACTTATAGAGAAGGGTATTCACCCCATTAAGATTGGTGATGGACTACACGAGGCTTGCAAAGTCGCTGTTGCCAACTTGGACAAAATTGCCGACCAGGTTACAGTCTACGATGGAGATCAGGTCGATCGCAATGCCCAACCAGAATcagaacttttcaaagctgcCAAGACATCTCTGGGTTCAAAAATCGTCTCTAAATTCCAAGATAAGTTCGCCAAAATGGCTGTTGAATGTGTTCTAGCAGTAGCTGATTTGTCGCGTCGTgatgttgattttgaactcatcaagattgaaggaaatgttGGAGGATCTTTAGACGAGTCTCGTTTAATTCGTGGTGTTCTGGTTGACAAAGAACTCAGTCACCCACAAATGCCTAAGACTATTGAAGACGCTCGTATCGCTATTTTAACGTGTCCATTTGAACCACCCAAACCTAAGACTAAACACAAGCTTAACATCGGTaccgttgaagaatttgaggCTTTACAAAAATATGAACAGGATGCATTTGCTGAAATGATTGGCCACGTTCAGCGTGCGGGTGCGAACCTCGTTGTATGTCAATGGGGATTCGACGACGAGGCTAACCATCTGCTGTTGCAGAATCACTTGCCTGCTATACGTTGGGTTGGAGGTCCGGAATTAGAAGCCATTGCTATTGCTACTCGTGGAAAGATTGTGCCTCGCTTTGAAGATCTATCCGCTGACAAGTTGGGTCATGCTGGAATAGTCCGAGAATTGGAAATGGGTACTACGCGGGAACGAATGCTGGTTGTAGAGGAATGTGCTAATACCCGTGCCGTTACAGCACTTCTTCGGGGATCATCTAAAATGATTGTTGATGAGTCTACCAGAGCATTGCACGACTCGTTGTGCGTTGTAAGAAACTTAGTGCGAGACAACAGAGTTGTTTACGGTGGAGGTGCTGCAGAGCTTTCTTGCTCTCTTGCAGTTTCTGCTGCTGCAGACAGTCAGAAGGGAATTGATCAATATGCATTCCGTGCTTTTGCTGATGCCTTGGACTGTATTCCAATGGCCCTTGCCGAGAATTCTGGTCTTGACCCTATTACAACAGTCTCAACTCTGAAAGCTCGTCAGTCTACTGAAGCCAATTCTAACTTGGGAGTTGACTGTTTGGGTTCTAATCAAAATGATATGAAAGAACTCTTTGTGATTGATCCTCTAATTGGAAAGAAGCAGCAACTTCTCCTAGCCACCCAGTTGACGCGGATGATTCTGAAGATCAACAATGTGATCATCTCCGGAAAGGATGAATACTAG
- a CDS encoding Essential component of the Arp2/3 complex has protein sequence MSSINTPAIVMDNGTGLTKLGFAGNDLPSWVFPTAIATRAENSNSKYNKSTSSRGGQTSGGNLSIKRGMEDLDFYIGEEALEAAKGPSYSLNYPIRHGQVENWDHMERFWENSIFKYLKCEPEDHYFLLTEPPLNPPENRENTAEIMFESFNCAGLYIAVQAVLALAASWTSSKVQDRSLTGTVIDSGDGVTHVIPVAEGYVIGSAIKNIPLAGRDITIFIQTLLRDRGEPDTSLRTAEQIKQQFCYTSSDIVKEFNRFDSNPEKFAQYMVETVNKSRTLTVDVGYERFLAPEIFFNPEIASSDFLTPLPTIVDQVIQASPIDVRKNLYKNIVLSGGSTMFKDFGRRLQRDLKQIVNERVASSERTSGAKSSGVEVQVISHKRQKNAVWFGGSLLAQTSEFKSYCHTKQDYDEYGPNIVRNFSLFSVP, from the coding sequence ATGTCCAGCATAAACACGCCGGCCATTGTGATGGACAATGGTACTGGTCTTACCAAACTGGGATTTGCAGGTAACGATCTACCTTCGTGGGTTTTTCCCACTGCAATTGCAACTCGTGCTGAGAATTCCAACTCAAAATACAACAAGTCAACCTCCTCAAGAGGTGGCCAAACCTCCGGTGGAAATCTTTCTATAAAGCGTGGGATGGAAGATCTTGATTTCTACATAGGTGAAGAGGCTTTGGAGGCTGCAAAAGGTCCATCTTATTCCCTTAATTACCCAATTAGACATGGACAGGTAGAAAACTGGGACCACatggaaagattttgggAGAACTCCATCTTCAAGTACCTCAAGTGTGAACCAGAGGATCATTATTTCTTACTGACTGAGCCTCCTTTGAATCCTCCtgaaaacagagaaaaTACCGCCGAAATTATGTTCGAATCGTTTAATTGTGCTGGGTTGTACATCGCAGTTCAGGCAGTGCTCGCACTGGCAGCTTCTTGGACGTCATCGAAGGTCCAAGATCGTTCTTTAACTGGTACTGTGATTGACTCGGGAGATGGTGTTACTCACGTAATACCTGTGGCTGAAGGGTATGTTATTGGTTCTGCCATCAAGAATATTCCCCTGGCTGGTAGAGACATTACCATTTTTATCCAAACATTATTACGTGACCGTGGTGAACCAGACACATCCTTGCGTACCGCGGAGCAAATCAAGCAGCAGTTCTGTTACACATCCTCTGACATTGTGAAGGAATTCAACCGATTTGACTCTAACCCTGAAAAGTTTGCTCAGTACATGGTTGAGACCGTCAATAAATCACGTACTTTAACCGTCGATGTCGGATACGAAAGGTTTTTGGCCCCTGAGATCTTTTTCAACCCTGAAATTGCAAGTTCCGATTTCCTGACTCCTCTCCCCACAATAGTTGATCAGGTTATTCAAGCTTCGCCCATAGATGTGCGTAAGAACTTATACAAGAACATTGTTTTGAGTGGTGGTTCTACGATGTTTAAAGACTTTGGGAGACGTCTGCAAAGGGATCTTAAGCAAATAGTCAATGAACGTGTGGCCTCCAGTGAACGTACAAGTGGTGCAAAGTCCAGTGGTGTTGAAGTACAAGTTATAAGCCACAAGCGTCAGAAAAATGCTGTCTGGTTTGGAGGTTCTCTGCTAGCTCAGACAAGTGAATTTAAGAGTTACTGCCATACAAAGCAAGATTATGATGAGTATGGTCCCAACATTGTGAGGAACTTCTCTTTATTCAGTGTTCcttga